A window of the Anticarsia gemmatalis isolate Benzon Research Colony breed Stoneville strain chromosome W, ilAntGemm2 primary, whole genome shotgun sequence genome harbors these coding sequences:
- the LOC142985755 gene encoding uncharacterized protein LOC142985755, protein MKAQSHRKLPQEGTTDSGESLTEPSSVRPTYSGGDKLCPKPGGSLDLSGLAEAISSSPEKGQNTTSQWTVAAHKRPCKREPTAPAKSKQRLKELPERRRPNRRARREHLQSNNATQAETATAAAATQRDPQPSTSGELKTAPPAPPPPPPPSKSSKRRTPRGTRGRRNAATAPTAPEKEQSGTGDGPNERASSKRSRLDDTQSPRGEAKRAKTDAKPKRAMSYADANKSHLRVAIITVPPRDLSQSQADQLREAIDDSILQAVLAPPSPSVHAPSFRGRPFLLDGALAMWCEDTNALDWLGKEIGNIASPIPGTTLTVIKQSEMKKKLKAGLLIHTRITEAATLQRVLCAQNPWYKVDSWQCYDMTVDDKPQEANSKEKIVHLILGIPEDQKQAILDRDRRVAHMSGSGYIRFFTSEEQATSSSRPTATEESTEGAASGPEPSTSAPQQGSSEMETDPPPQNKGTTSDEDDVLRSP, encoded by the coding sequence atgaaagcaCAGTCACACAGAAAATTACCCCAGGAGGGTACCACTGATAGTGGAGAATCCCTCACCGAGCCTAGCTCGGTCCGTCCCACGTATTCTGGGGGGGACAAACTGTGCCCAAAACCAGGCGGAAGCCTGGACCTCTCTGGCCTCGCCGAGGCCATCTCCTCGTCACCCGAAAAGGGACAAAACACTACTTCGCAGTGGACGGTAGCCGCTCATAAGCGACCTTGCAAAAGGGAACCTACCGCCCCTGCAAAATCCAAACAAAGGCTGAAGGAACTACCGGAACGCCGTCGCCCCAACAGGCGCGCGAGAAGGGAACACCTTCAGTCCAATAACGCAACACAAGCCGAGACGGCAACCGCAGCAGCGGCAACGCAGCGCGACCCTCAGCCCTCCACCTCAGGAGAGCTTAAAACGGCACCAccagcaccaccaccaccaccaccacccagCAAGTCGAGTAAGAGACGGACACCGAGAGGAACTCGTGGTCGGCGGAACGCTGCGACGGCTCCCACTGCACCTGAAAAGGAGCAGTCTGGGACTGGGGATGGTCCGAACGAGCGCGCTTCTTCGAAGCGGTCTCGTCTGGACGATACTCAGTCTCCCAGAGGGGAAGCCAAACGCGCGAAAACCGACGCGAAACCGAAGCGGGCGATGAGCTACGCGGATGCGAACAAATCGCATCTGCGAGTAGCGATTATCACCGTCCCGCCTAGGGACCTCTCGCAAAGCCAGGCAGATCAGCTGAGGGAAGCTATCGATGATAGCATCCTGCAAGCTGTACTGGCTCCGCCATCTCCGAGCGTACATGCTCCATCTTTCCGCGGCCGCCCTTTCCTTCTGGACGGGGCTTTAGCGATGTGGTGTGAGGACACAAATGCTCTCGACTGGCTGGGCAAAGAAATAGGGAACATTGCGTCGCCAATCCCCGGAACCACTCTGACTGTCATTAAGCAgtcagaaatgaaaaagaagctGAAGGCTGGGCTTCTCATCCACACCCGCATCACCGAAGCTGCTACACTGCAGAGAGTCCTTTGTGCCCAGAACCCCTGGTACAAAGTAGACTCTTGGCAGTGTTACGACATGACGGTGGATGACAAACCACAAGAGGCAAACTCCAAGGAGAAGATAGTGCATCTTATCCTTGGAATTCCTGAGGACCAGAAGCAAGCCATCCTGGACCGTGATCGCCGAGTAGCGCACATGTCTGGGAGTGGCTACATCAGGTTCTTCACCTCGGAGGAACAAGCCACGAGCAGCAGCAGACCAACGGCGACGGAGGAGTCAACGGAGGGGGCCGCATCCGGTCCCGAGCCGTCCACCTCTGCTCCCCAACAGGGTTCGAGCGAGATGGAGACAGACCCGCCGCCGCAGAACAAGGGGACTACCAGTGACGAAGATGACGTCCTGCGTAGCCCGTAG